A genome region from Diorhabda carinulata isolate Delta chromosome 2, icDioCari1.1, whole genome shotgun sequence includes the following:
- the LOC130903912 gene encoding probable ribosome production factor 1, protein MGSEVTEDFKIKEEEEKIKPSVNGGVKFPTESKYSNIKNKQIRIQQYQKDKRERKKAKKDAKKAREKEGLPKKNPHTIESLREKDETIITDLTTDENELIRDDLDQDEFNEFYKQSYEPKVLITYADNPMTKTRIFGRELTRIIPNSVSLYRNRSGVKKIVKSAIKKDFTDILIINEHNKEPDGLLVIHLPDGPTAHFKVSNVRITTELRKNHRDITAHRPEVVLNNFATRLGLTIGRMLGALFHYDPEFEGQRAVTFHNQRDFIFFRHYRYGFDANGQKCRLKELGPRFTLKLKSLQKGTFDSKYGQYEWIIDGRRHSMETSRRKFHL, encoded by the exons atggGCTCTGAAGTAACTGAAGACTTCAAAATAAAggaagaggaagaaaaaatCAAACCGTCGGTAAATGGAGGAGTTAAATTTCCCActgaatcaaaatattccaatataAAGAATAAACAAATCAGGATCCAACaatatcaaaaagataaaagagaaagaaaaaaa gCCAAAAAAGATGCCAAGAAGGCTAGAGAAAAGGAAGGTTTGCCAAAAAAAAATCCTCATACAATTGAAAGTCTTAGAGAAAAAGATGAAACAATAATTACAGACTTAACTACAGATGAAAATGAACTTATTAGGGATGATTTGGATCAAGATGagtttaatgaattttataagCAGTCTTATGAACCAAAAGTATTAATTACATATGCTGATAATCCTATGACA aaaacaagaatttttggaAGAGAACTTACCAGAATTATACCGAATTCAGTGTCATTATACAGGAACAGATCTggtgttaaaaaaattgttaaaagtgcaataaaaaaagattttacagACATTTTAATCATTAATGAACACAACAAAGAACCTGATGGTTTGCTAGTTATCCATTTACCTGATGGTCCTACTGCGCACTTCAAAGTTAGTAATGTTAGAATAACAACTGAACTAAGAAAGAATCATAGAGATATCACAGCACATCGACCTGAAGTTGTTTTGAATAACTTTGCTACAAGATTGGGTTTGACCATTGGTAGAATGTTGGGAGCATTATTTCATTACGATCCAGAATTCGAAGGCCAAAGAGCTGTTACTTTCCATAATCAAagagattttatatttttccgaCATTACAG gTATGGTTTTGATGCTAATGGGCAAAAATGCAGATTGAAAGAGCTGGGACCGAGATTTACTTTAAAACTAAAATCTTTGCAGAAAGGTACATTTGATAGTAAATATGGACAATATGAATGGATAATTGACGGAAGGAGACATTCTATGGAAACAAGTAGAAGAAAATTccatttgtaa